The following are encoded in a window of Paenibacillus polymyxa genomic DNA:
- the panB gene encoding 3-methyl-2-oxobutanoate hydroxymethyltransferase, with product MAGKQALNIVKMKKMKQEGIPLSMLTAYDYPSAKIAEEAGIDMILVGDSLGNVVLGYDSTIPVTLDDIVYHSRAVARGAEHTFIVADMPFMTYHSSVSESLQGIRRLMQEGHVHAVKLEGGAEIADVVKATVQAGVPVLGHIGLTPQSVNQIGGYRIQGKDEADARRLMADAKALEQAGAFGVVLELVTEEVATAISKELSIPTIGIGAGRGCDGQVLVYHDLIQYASPYFSKRFVKTYADVGGLIRSSIEQYVSDVKGRAFPAAEHVFSADDRVVESLYGKAKGQTQEQAKEKVESRS from the coding sequence ATGGCAGGAAAACAAGCACTGAATATTGTGAAAATGAAAAAAATGAAGCAAGAGGGTATTCCGCTCAGTATGCTGACCGCCTATGATTATCCATCGGCTAAAATAGCTGAGGAGGCGGGAATTGACATGATTCTCGTGGGTGACTCGCTGGGTAACGTAGTTCTTGGTTACGATTCAACCATCCCTGTAACCTTGGATGATATCGTGTACCATTCCCGGGCAGTCGCAAGAGGCGCGGAACATACATTTATCGTAGCGGACATGCCTTTTATGACATATCACAGCAGCGTTTCAGAAAGTCTTCAGGGCATCCGCCGTCTGATGCAGGAAGGACATGTGCATGCTGTTAAATTGGAGGGCGGAGCTGAAATTGCTGATGTTGTAAAAGCAACTGTTCAGGCAGGTGTGCCTGTATTGGGACATATCGGGCTTACTCCGCAATCGGTTAATCAAATTGGCGGCTATCGCATTCAAGGCAAGGACGAAGCGGACGCACGCCGGTTAATGGCGGACGCCAAGGCGCTGGAGCAGGCGGGTGCTTTTGGCGTTGTATTGGAACTGGTAACTGAGGAAGTGGCAACAGCGATTTCTAAAGAGCTTTCCATTCCAACCATTGGAATTGGTGCTGGACGTGGATGTGACGGTCAGGTACTCGTTTATCACGATCTGATTCAGTACGCATCGCCTTATTTCAGCAAACGCTTTGTTAAAACCTATGCCGATGTAGGCGGCTTGATCCGCAGCAGCATTGAGCAGTATGTGAGTGATGTAAAAGGGCGGGCATTTCCGGCCGCGGAGCATGTGTTCAGCGCGGATGACCGCGTTGTGGAATCCCTGTATGGTAAGGCAAAAGGACAGACACAGGAACAAGCTAAGGAAAAGGTGGAATCACGATCATGA
- the panC gene encoding pantoate--beta-alanine ligase codes for MIIVREVAQLRKIIAERRQLGTSGTKKVHGSTSLQHKVGFVPTMGYLHEGHASLMHKAREMADTVVLSIFVNPIQFGPNEDLDSYPRDEAHDLEVARREGVDIVFLPTVAEMYPQPTQTKIRVSALTDRLCGASRPGHFDGVTTVVAKLFNMIGPDLAFFGMKDAQQVAVLQQMVTDLNMNVIIVPCPIVREADGLALSSRNVYLSAEQREQALVLSQSLRKVQEVSEDIVTNTITIRQLHQMVESTITSSPLADIDYIEILTFPGLEPLLPEQRLCDVQEDVIVALAVKFGNTRLIDNIRIQKAEVLSHV; via the coding sequence ATGATCATCGTTAGGGAAGTGGCTCAGCTGCGTAAGATTATTGCTGAACGTCGGCAGCTTGGGACAAGCGGAACAAAAAAGGTACACGGTTCTACCTCTTTACAGCATAAAGTCGGCTTTGTACCAACAATGGGATACCTGCATGAAGGGCATGCGAGCTTGATGCACAAGGCGCGTGAAATGGCGGATACGGTGGTGCTTAGCATTTTCGTAAATCCGATTCAATTTGGACCGAATGAAGATCTAGACAGCTATCCTCGCGATGAAGCTCATGATTTGGAGGTAGCGCGGCGCGAAGGTGTGGATATTGTTTTTTTACCAACTGTAGCAGAAATGTATCCACAACCAACCCAAACCAAAATTCGTGTATCCGCTTTGACAGATCGTTTGTGCGGTGCTTCCCGTCCTGGCCATTTTGATGGTGTGACTACAGTGGTAGCCAAGCTTTTTAACATGATAGGTCCTGATTTGGCTTTCTTTGGAATGAAGGATGCGCAGCAGGTTGCTGTGCTCCAGCAGATGGTGACTGATCTCAATATGAACGTGATTATCGTACCTTGTCCCATCGTCAGAGAGGCGGATGGTTTGGCCCTCAGCTCCCGTAATGTGTATTTAAGTGCAGAACAGCGCGAGCAGGCGTTGGTGCTGTCTCAGTCACTGCGTAAGGTGCAAGAAGTGAGCGAAGATATAGTAACAAACACAATTACGATTCGTCAGCTACATCAAATGGTGGAGTCCACCATTACTTCCTCTCCTTTAGCAGACATTGATTACATTGAAATATTAACTTTTCCCGGTCTGGAGCCCCTTCTTCCCGAGCAGCGGCTATGTGATGTTCAGGAAGACGTCATCGTAGCGCTGGCTGTGAAATTTGGCAATACCAGACTGATTGACAATATAAGAATACAGAAGGCGGAGGTGCTTTCCCATGTTTAG
- the panD gene encoding aspartate 1-decarboxylase, giving the protein MFRTMMKSKIHRATVTEANLNYVGSITIDEDLMETSDLLENEKVQIVNNNNGARLETYVIPGPRGSGVICLNGAAARLVQPGDTVIIISYASMSNEEAKTYKPTVVFVDEHNKPAQTMNKEVHATIM; this is encoded by the coding sequence ATGTTTAGAACCATGATGAAATCCAAAATTCACCGCGCTACGGTTACGGAAGCTAACCTGAACTATGTGGGGAGTATCACTATAGATGAAGATCTCATGGAGACATCGGATTTGTTGGAGAATGAAAAGGTTCAAATTGTAAACAATAACAATGGAGCTCGACTGGAAACCTATGTTATCCCCGGACCGCGTGGGAGCGGCGTAATCTGTCTCAATGGTGCGGCAGCCCGTTTGGTGCAGCCTGGTGATACAGTCATTATTATTTCCTATGCTTCCATGTCGAATGAAGAGGCCAAAACATACAAACCAACAGTGGTATTTGTTGATGAACATAATAAACCAGCCCAAACGATGAACAAAGAAGTACACGCGACGATCATGTAA
- a CDS encoding redox-sensing transcriptional repressor Rex — protein MKSDKISEAVVRRLPVYLRYLNALHKREVATVSSQELGQRLDLNPAQIRKDLAYFGDFGRKGIGYDVSYLIEKIRHILKIDQQINVVLVGAGNLGQALSNYNAYLKDNMKIVAVFDAFPDKVGTKINTLVVQPMDELEATVREKNIRIGIITVPDFEAQHVADRLIESGIGAILNFAPTTLKAPANIRIHATDFTTDLLSLAYYLEDGKEETQYDSE, from the coding sequence ATGAAATCAGATAAAATTTCAGAGGCTGTCGTACGGAGGTTACCCGTATATTTACGTTATCTGAATGCACTTCACAAACGGGAGGTGGCTACGGTCTCTTCTCAAGAGTTGGGACAGAGGCTAGATTTGAACCCGGCCCAAATCCGTAAAGATCTCGCCTATTTTGGAGATTTTGGTCGGAAGGGTATCGGTTATGATGTTTCTTATCTAATTGAGAAAATACGCCATATCCTGAAAATCGATCAGCAAATTAATGTAGTATTGGTCGGAGCGGGTAATCTGGGGCAAGCCCTTTCGAATTATAACGCTTATTTAAAAGACAATATGAAGATTGTAGCGGTATTTGATGCGTTTCCGGATAAGGTAGGGACCAAGATCAATACATTGGTCGTGCAACCGATGGATGAACTGGAAGCGACTGTGAGAGAAAAAAACATTCGAATCGGGATTATTACCGTACCTGATTTTGAAGCACAGCACGTGGCTGACAGGCTTATTGAGAGCGGAATTGGAGCGATCCTGAACTTTGCACCGACTACTCTCAAGGCACCGGCCAACATTCGGATTCATGCCACAGACTTTACAACTGATTTGCTTAGCCTCGCTTATTATTTGGAGGACGGAAAGGAAGAAACACAATATGACAGTGAATAA
- a CDS encoding biotin--[acetyl-CoA-carboxylase] ligase, giving the protein MNNHERLLGILEEGTSDYVSGEEISRRLSVSRTAVWKQINKLRELGYNIDASSRRGYRLISRPDRLEVSKLANMLNTQSFGQRIVVLDSTVSTQQDAMRLAEEGAPEGTVVLAEEQTAGRGRLGRKWYSPRGKGVWMSIVLRPTQPLAFTPQLTLLTGVAVCRAIRRLTGVEAGIKWPNDVLIHGRKVSGILLESATEDQRVRYCIAGIGIDVNLNKEDYPEELSQVGTSLKIEAGREIDRTVLIASVLEEMEQLSKLYAEQGFQPIAMLWEALSVTMNRSIRAHTGQGITVEGTAVGLDPSGALVVETDQGERIQVISGDIQL; this is encoded by the coding sequence GTGAATAATCATGAAAGATTGTTAGGCATACTGGAGGAAGGTACATCCGATTACGTATCAGGGGAGGAAATCAGCCGACGCCTCTCGGTTAGCCGAACAGCAGTATGGAAGCAGATCAACAAACTGCGTGAGTTGGGCTACAACATTGATGCCTCCTCGCGTCGGGGCTATCGGTTGATATCCCGACCGGATCGGCTGGAAGTCTCCAAATTGGCCAATATGTTAAATACTCAATCGTTTGGCCAGCGTATCGTTGTACTGGATTCGACGGTTTCCACTCAGCAAGATGCCATGCGTTTAGCAGAAGAGGGCGCGCCAGAGGGGACAGTAGTGCTTGCAGAGGAACAAACGGCAGGTCGGGGACGTTTGGGACGGAAGTGGTATTCCCCTCGTGGCAAAGGAGTCTGGATGAGCATTGTGTTGCGTCCTACCCAGCCCTTGGCTTTTACCCCCCAGCTAACGCTACTTACAGGTGTAGCAGTGTGTAGGGCCATTCGTCGGCTGACGGGTGTGGAGGCTGGTATCAAATGGCCAAACGACGTGCTGATTCATGGTCGCAAAGTATCCGGTATTCTGCTGGAATCTGCAACAGAGGATCAACGGGTTCGATACTGTATTGCAGGGATTGGCATTGATGTGAATTTAAATAAAGAAGATTACCCGGAAGAGTTATCGCAGGTGGGAACGTCCTTGAAAATAGAAGCAGGGCGTGAAATTGACCGTACTGTGCTGATCGCCTCAGTGCTGGAAGAGATGGAACAGCTAAGTAAGTTGTATGCCGAGCAGGGGTTTCAGCCTATAGCCATGCTGTGGGAGGCTTTGTCCGTGACTATGAACCGTAGCATACGGGCACATACCGGACAAGGGATAACTGTAGAAGGTACAGCTGTTGGCTTGGACCCTTCCGGGGCACTCGTAGTAGAAACGGATCAGGGAGAGCGAATTCAGGTCATTTCAGGGGATATACAATTGTAG
- the dinG gene encoding ATP-dependent DNA helicase DinG, translating to MKFAVLDFETTGTQSADDIIQVGLAIIDHDNSISRVYGSYVNPGRSIPPFITGLTGITDDDVKDAPALEEMMMELVPMLDDVVLVGHNVAFDFNFLQNALDRCGYLPFSGRILDTMDFLKIMFPSLSSYQLGFVSSEFGLAHDRPHQADSDALATAEVFLKCLGELQALPLITIQRLSDLFAEEDSDLGWFLDGVREEKELDPIQDLEGHQFFRQLALKVEDWTELAAPRREDDPNPLSGVSFEEYMDDVRDNLRSSLSQYEEREAQIQMIEGVNQALSEDKHLLIEAGTGTGKSLGYLLPSLYHSVKKGQRVMVSTHTINLQEQLRERDIPMLTKVIPFPFRAAIFKGRGHYLCLRKFEHKINRRDFATPKEDLITAAQMIVWLTLTETGDDEELNLSNRGGDFWETVASDSESCLGRSCPWFRKCYYHRARHEAGIADVVITNHSKLFTDVKASHQLLPSYEHLVIDEAHHLEEVAGKHLGMHMKYFTLVHTLTRLFKDSKNGQLPSLRQQLAKSGHEKSTDWASTIDQMYPLVLEVKETWDLLSDKLFGMLPERSDATPGETGQFSSRLKPSAKPAKWDQAGALENQLYVTMSEILRKGDKLMLDVKEEHDDYAADSLITDITGLLKDLAGIRENLRFFMRLDDETTVYWLEASGQFRSKSLQFYAVPVDVSRQLKEMFFDKKRSIILTSATLSVDKSFQYMIDQLGLQEAADQERLMTSQLPSPFNYRDQVLLVIPRDFPSVKGSVGDAHFVDMLVSSLGATAQATRGRMLVLFTSYRMLRQVYEPLKEALASSEITVLGQGVDSGSRSKLTRRFQEAKASVLLGTSSFWEGVDIPGKALTCLAIVRLPFQPPNHPLLEAKSELLQQQKKNPFMKLSVPQAVIRFKQGFGRLVRTASDHGVVIVYDTRVIESYYGKHFLYSLPGPKMEHMPSEQMVPRIAEWLQSAPETEA from the coding sequence ATGAAATTTGCGGTATTGGATTTTGAAACGACAGGCACCCAGTCCGCGGATGACATCATTCAAGTCGGACTTGCAATTATAGATCATGATAACAGCATTTCCCGTGTTTACGGCTCTTATGTAAACCCTGGCAGATCTATTCCCCCTTTTATCACCGGGTTGACCGGAATTACAGACGATGACGTCAAGGATGCTCCTGCACTTGAAGAAATGATGATGGAGCTCGTGCCTATGCTGGACGATGTTGTACTGGTCGGTCATAATGTGGCGTTTGATTTTAATTTTTTGCAAAACGCTCTGGATCGGTGCGGTTATTTGCCGTTTAGCGGAAGAATCTTGGATACAATGGATTTTCTGAAAATTATGTTTCCATCGCTATCTTCGTATCAGTTGGGTTTTGTGTCTTCTGAGTTTGGGCTGGCGCATGATCGCCCTCACCAAGCAGACAGCGACGCGTTGGCTACGGCTGAGGTGTTTTTAAAGTGTCTGGGTGAGCTTCAAGCATTACCTTTGATAACGATACAGCGGCTTAGCGATTTGTTTGCAGAGGAAGACAGTGACCTTGGATGGTTTCTTGATGGGGTGCGTGAAGAGAAAGAGCTTGATCCTATTCAGGATCTGGAGGGACATCAGTTTTTTCGTCAGCTTGCGCTAAAAGTGGAAGATTGGACGGAGCTAGCTGCTCCGCGTAGAGAAGATGACCCGAATCCACTGTCAGGTGTTTCCTTTGAGGAGTACATGGATGATGTGCGGGACAATTTGCGTTCATCCTTGAGCCAATATGAGGAGCGCGAGGCGCAGATACAGATGATTGAGGGTGTAAATCAGGCACTGAGTGAAGACAAGCACCTACTGATCGAAGCAGGTACAGGAACAGGGAAGTCCCTCGGCTATTTGCTCCCATCGCTGTATCACAGTGTGAAAAAAGGACAGCGAGTTATGGTAAGTACACATACGATCAACCTGCAGGAGCAATTACGCGAGCGCGACATTCCGATGCTGACCAAGGTGATTCCGTTTCCGTTCCGGGCTGCTATTTTCAAGGGTCGGGGACATTATTTGTGTCTGCGTAAGTTTGAACATAAAATAAACAGAAGAGACTTCGCGACACCGAAGGAAGATTTAATTACAGCTGCTCAGATGATCGTCTGGTTGACGCTAACAGAAACCGGTGATGATGAAGAACTGAATCTGAGCAACCGTGGTGGAGATTTCTGGGAAACGGTGGCGAGTGATTCAGAGTCCTGTCTTGGTCGTTCTTGCCCATGGTTCCGCAAATGCTATTATCATCGTGCACGCCATGAAGCAGGGATAGCGGATGTTGTTATTACGAATCACTCTAAGTTGTTTACAGACGTCAAAGCTAGTCACCAGTTGTTGCCGAGCTATGAACATCTGGTGATTGATGAAGCCCATCACCTGGAGGAAGTAGCTGGTAAGCACCTAGGTATGCATATGAAATATTTCACACTCGTGCATACACTGACGCGACTGTTCAAAGACAGCAAGAATGGACAACTGCCTTCACTTCGTCAACAGTTGGCGAAATCGGGGCACGAGAAGTCGACGGATTGGGCCTCAACCATCGATCAGATGTATCCGCTCGTGTTAGAGGTTAAGGAAACTTGGGACCTGCTAAGCGACAAGCTGTTTGGCATGTTGCCAGAGCGAAGCGATGCGACACCGGGTGAAACAGGACAGTTTTCTTCCCGTCTCAAACCTTCAGCCAAGCCTGCAAAGTGGGATCAGGCGGGGGCTTTGGAAAATCAGCTATATGTAACGATGAGTGAAATTTTGCGCAAGGGCGACAAGCTGATGCTGGACGTCAAGGAAGAGCATGACGATTATGCGGCGGATAGCCTTATTACAGATATCACGGGTCTGCTCAAGGATCTGGCGGGGATTCGAGAAAATTTGCGCTTTTTTATGCGACTCGATGATGAAACAACCGTATACTGGCTCGAAGCGAGTGGGCAATTCCGCAGTAAATCATTACAATTTTATGCAGTGCCCGTCGATGTGAGCCGCCAGTTGAAAGAAATGTTTTTTGACAAAAAAAGAAGCATTATTCTGACGTCTGCTACCTTATCGGTAGATAAGTCGTTTCAGTACATGATCGATCAGCTCGGCTTGCAGGAGGCCGCAGATCAAGAGCGGCTGATGACTTCGCAGCTCCCGTCACCCTTTAATTACAGGGATCAGGTGTTGCTGGTCATTCCACGGGATTTCCCAAGCGTGAAGGGCAGTGTAGGAGATGCACACTTTGTAGATATGCTCGTTAGCTCTCTAGGAGCGACTGCTCAGGCGACGCGGGGGAGAATGCTCGTTCTGTTTACTTCCTATCGGATGCTCCGGCAAGTGTATGAGCCGCTGAAAGAGGCCTTAGCATCCAGCGAAATTACTGTGCTGGGACAAGGTGTGGACAGTGGGAGTCGCAGCAAGCTAACCCGCCGTTTTCAGGAAGCCAAAGCTTCTGTATTGCTGGGAACCAGCAGCTTCTGGGAAGGCGTCGATATTCCGGGGAAAGCTCTGACTTGTCTGGCCATTGTTCGCTTGCCGTTTCAACCGCCGAATCACCCGTTGCTGGAGGCAAAAAGCGAGCTGCTCCAGCAGCAGAAGAAGAATCCATTTATGAAGCTGTCTGTACCACAAGCGGTCATTCGCTTCAAACAGGGATTTGGTCGGTTGGTTCGTACAGCGAGCGACCACGGGGTCGTTATCGTTTACGATACGCGTGTGATCGAATCCTATTACGGAAAGCACTTTTTGTACTCGTTACCGGGACCAAAAATGGAGCATATGCCATCGGAGCAAATGGTGCCCCGCATCGCCGAATGGCTCCAATCCGCCCCGGAGACCGAGGCATAA
- a CDS encoding tetratricopeptide repeat protein, which yields MFQHVFAEMNSMLDDIVKHYPSAQGSRRQELLQHWSLLRRMSDGIMDEWLAFEEKMVCLRAAGFSAETDMSDTELPEKELPAFNRGQGYYRLLMYPEAIQQFEQVLQHFPNSWQSRMYMGMAYFQLDDPAEAVCHFQKVLDLTEQAGLKAVIYNALGCLLAKQADVEEAQKCFALAHQFDPALPEPLHNMEACLSGTEKLRYDSSMMTWM from the coding sequence ATGTTCCAGCATGTATTCGCAGAAATGAACAGCATGTTAGATGATATCGTGAAGCATTACCCATCAGCCCAGGGCTCCCGCAGGCAGGAGCTGCTACAGCACTGGAGTCTGCTGCGGAGAATGAGTGACGGAATTATGGATGAGTGGCTGGCCTTTGAGGAAAAAATGGTTTGCCTGCGTGCGGCCGGGTTTTCCGCGGAGACCGATATGTCTGACACGGAGCTGCCTGAAAAAGAGCTGCCAGCTTTTAATCGGGGGCAAGGGTATTATCGATTACTCATGTACCCTGAGGCGATCCAACAATTTGAGCAGGTACTACAGCATTTTCCGAACAGCTGGCAGAGTCGCATGTATATGGGAATGGCCTATTTTCAACTAGATGATCCAGCAGAGGCTGTATGCCATTTTCAGAAGGTGCTGGACCTGACTGAGCAGGCAGGACTGAAGGCGGTCATCTATAATGCGCTAGGCTGTCTGTTGGCAAAGCAGGCTGACGTAGAGGAGGCGCAAAAATGTTTTGCTCTCGCACATCAGTTCGATCCTGCGTTACCCGAGCCGCTGCACAATATGGAAGCCTGTCTGTCCGGTACCGAAAAGCTTCGATACGACAGCTCCATGATGACCTGGATGTAG